One Gemmatimonadota bacterium genomic window, ACCTATGCATTTGTAAAAGTGGCCACGAATGTGTTCTACGAAGGTTATCCGCGTTCGATGGAGGAAGAAGCAGATGCGATGGCAGCATTGTACATGCAGCAGCAGTATGGACAACTTGGAATTGATGCGTTTAGTCTGGTTTTAAAAAAGCTGAGGTACTACACGGACTATTTTACTGGAGAAGATGGAAAGAATCTTACAGCGTTCCGATCACATCCTTTGCTAGATGATCGAATAGCAGCGGTAACCGAATCACGTGTCACAGTGTTTGAAGAACCGGTAATGGTTGTGGGGCGCAATAAGGATGGCATTGAAGTAGTGACTATAGAATTTCATAGTCAAAGGTCGACCACTCCGTCTGTGGCAAAACGGTATTCTCTAGATGCGAGCCAGATTCTTGGCAAGGTGTATGCCACGGCAGACATTGGCAAGCCACGAGAGTTCAAAGATATCACGTTTGAAACTCTAGACGGTAAAAAGATCAAGCTTGACAATAAGGAAGATTCCCTCATAGGGCCGTATGAAGATCAAGGTGTATTGTTGCGTGGTGAACTGTCAGGCAACTTGGATTCTCTTGATTTCAAAGAGGTTAAAGTCAATCTACCAGGTTCGAAACTGAAATGGTATTTGGCTCAATAGTCAATGCCCATCAATCCTGGTACTTTCATCATAGTATACAACCATGAACGAACCCATAACACCTGGCGAAATCCTGCTTGAGGAGTATCTCAAGCCTATGGGCATTTCGCAGAACGCCATGGCGCGTGCGATCGGGGTTGCACCGCGTGCGATCAACGAGATAGTGCGTGGCCGCCGGTCGATTACGCCAATGATGTCGATTCGCTTTGGGGCGTTTTTCAATCAGTCAGATCAGTTCTGGCATGGGATCCAGGTGGAGTTCGACTTCAGAAAGCTCGCCAGGGACAAACCTCGGCTTGTTGCCGGGATCCAACCTGCCGCGTCATTGAATCGGAATCCCTGACTCGTCCGCAAGCAAGGGTGGATCAATTCCATAGCTAGGACGAAGGAAGACGCTAAGGAGGCGTGTCGTTGCGTCTTTTTCGACCTCTAGATTCTAGAGACTTGCGGATCCGGCCTTCCATTGTTATTTTGAGTACAATGAAATCAAATAAACAATGAAAGGAGATGTTTCCTATGATTAGATCAACTTTAACCGAGAAATGGCAGACTACCATCCCGGCCGAAGTACGAAAAGCACTTCACCTCAAACCTCGGCAACGGCTCATTTATGAACTGATTGATGGCGGGGTCGTGGTGAGAGCCCAACCCGAAACACTCAAGGATCTATATGGCTTTCTCGCAGATGGCAAACCATCCGCGTCCAGAACCGAGGAACGGGATGTCGCACGAAAGGCCAGAGTGGCAAGATACAAATGACGAAATTCCTGTTAGATACCAACGTCCTCCTGCGTTTCCTGCGAGACGACCATGCAAGTCATTCGCCAGCCGCTCGTTCTCTGTTTTCCGATGCCAGCGATGGGAAATGCGTCCTGGTATTGACCGAGGTGGCTGTGGCCGAAGCTGTTTGGGTACTCGAGTCCTTCTTTCAGACCAGGCGTAAGGACATTGCGGAGGGGTTGAGCAAAGTCATCACTTGTGCCGGCGTTCGCTGCATGAGGCAGACCGAGATGATCGATGCATTGAATCGTTTCGCGTCTACGAATTGCGATTTCCTGGACTGCTACCTGGCTGCATTGTCTGCGGCTTCAGGCGATCACGTAGCGACATTCGACAGGGATTTCGACCGTTTCGACGACGTTAGACGCTGGCGGTTCAGCAGTTAGGCGTTTCCTTTTAGCCGCGTCAATCCACGAGAAAAGGAAAAGGCATCCGGGACCGAACATCCTGGATGCCTTTTTCAGTAACAGCTTTTTTTTTGCGATCGCCCAGGAGCCGCCCGGTCAGGCGTCGCCCGTCGCCAGCTTGCCCTGGGCGGGCTGGAAGTGCACCGCGGCGATGGCCTCGCGCACCTTGTCCACGTTCTCGGTGAAGAGAATGCCGAGCTGGGTCAGGGTCCGGTCCATCCGGGTGTTCTTGTCGTGCACAGGGAAGATGTGCAGGTTCTGGACCCGCGCTCTCACGTCGTCCACCATCTCGCCTGCCATGACGACCAGATCCGAGTCCTTGAGCGCGGAGAGTTTTTCCTCGCTGAACTCCTCTACGCGGATGTTCATCTCGTCCAGGAACGTGCGAAGCACCCGGCTCACGTCCACATTGGAGACGGCCAGCAGCACGCGCTTGTATCGGTCCGGCGACAGGGACACGTTCTCGGCGCGCAGATCGGCCAGGTAGTCGGTGTGCTCCTTGAACCACCGCTGAAGGATGGAGTAGCCGTTCAGGCGCAGCAGGCCGTTGCGCAGTTGCCGCGCGGCTTCCCGCTTGTTGAACCTGAGGGCGTTGAACGCGGCACTGGCGAGCTTGGACGCGATGCGGTGCGGCGCGTACATGCCCTTCATGCCTTCCATCACCGTGTTGACCAGTTCGTACCGGGTCATGTTCGGTACGGGATGGTTGGCGTGGTGCCCGTCGTAGTGGCTCCAGTCGCGGCTCAGGTACTCCCCGCCCTGCAGATCGTAGCGGACGGTGTCTTCGGAACCGGGCAGGTAGGTCAGGATCATGCACTGCGAAGTCGCCAGGTCCTTTTTCTTCGCGAATTCGAACTGGTGCTTGATGGTCTCCGGATGGTCCGAGTCGGCGCCGGCGATGAACATGGCGTGGAGATCGATCCCGTGATCATGGATCGCGTCGATGGCCACCTCCACGTCGTGGGCTGTTTCTTTTTTGCCGTACAGTTCCAGGGCCGTTTCGTCGATGGACTCGAATCCCACCATCACCCGGTCGCAGCCGGCCTCCCGCATCTTCTTCATCAGCGCCGGCTGCTTCGATATCTCGTGGCGCATCTGCGCGGCCCAGGGAATGATCAGTTTGCGGTCGATCATGCCCTGCATGATGGCCATGGTGCGGTCGACCGGTACATTGAAGATATCGTCAGCGAAGAACAGGTAGGTGAAATGGGGTAACTTCGTGTAGGCTTCCAGCATGTCGAGCACGCGTTCGACCGAATGCCCGCGCAGCTTGTGGCCGTTCAGCTTGGTCACCGTGCAGAAACTGCAGTCCCACGGACAACCTCTCTGCGTCTGTATCGACATGATGTCCATTCTGCCCCGGGGTACGAGGGTGAAGTCGGGAATGGGCAACACGTCGAGATCTTCCGCCTTCGGCCGCTCCGGATTGTGGATCGCCTGGCCGTCTTCTATCCAGGACAGGTTGGCGATGCCGCGGTAATCGGCGCCGGATTCCAGGCACCGGACCAGTTCGACCAGCGCTTCCTCCCCCTCGCCGCGCACCACGAAATCGCAGTGCTGCAGGGCCTCGTCCGGCACGAAGGTCGGGTGCGTTCCGCCCATCACGATCGTCTTCTCGGGGTAGACGTTCCGGATGAAATCGGCGTACTGGTAGGACCCGGGCGCCGTGGACGTCAGGGAAGAGATGCAGATCAGGTCGGCTTCCGCGAACTCGTTCGTATCGACATCCTCCACCTCTTCCAGCATCACCCTGACGCCGTAGCCCAGGTCCCGCATGATCGTCGCGAGCACCAGGCAGCCGATGCGCGGGATATAGGCGTCCGAGTACACGTGGAGGTGGGAGGATTTCGGTTCGAGAAAGAGGATGTGCTTGATACGTTGTGGCATTGCTTGCTCCTGTAGGAACCGTCCGGAACAGCGCCGTCGGCGTTGTCTACTGCATGGATGCGATAAATCGGTCGAACAGGTAATCGGCGTCGTGCGGTCCCGGTGAAGCTTCGGGGTGGTACTGTACCGAAAAAACCGGATATCGGCGGTGTCTGAGCCCTTCTAGTGTCTGATCGTTCAGATTTATGTGGGTCAGCTCCACCTCGGATTCGTCGAGGGTGGAAGCGTCGATGGCGAAACCGTGGTTCTGGGCGGTGATTTCCACCCGACCCGATTCGCACTGCCGTACGGGCTGATTGGCGCCGCGGTGGCCGAACTTCAGCTTGAACCGCTCTCCGCCCAGCGCCATCCCGAGTAGCTGGTGACCGATGCAGATGCCGAATATGGGCTTCTGCCTGATCAGGGCTTTCAACTCTTCAATGGCGTAATGAACGGCGCCGGGATCGCCCGGTCCGTTGGACAACATGATACCGTCGGGGTTCAGCCGGAGCACCTGTTCGGCCGTATAGTCCGCCGGCAATACGAGCACCTGGCAGCCCCGGCGCGCCAGGTTTCTCAGGATGTTGTGCTTGACCCCGTAATCCATCACGACGACCCGGTATGTTCCGGGTTCGCCGAAGCCGTCCCAGATCTTCTCCGGATCGTCGCCGGGAGGGTCGACGTAGATACGGTGATTTCCCTCCCACCGGTATGGGCGGTCCGTGGTCACTTCGCGGACCAGGTCCATACCGACCATTCTGGGCACGGTCCTGGCCTGTTGTACGAGTGTGCCGGGATCCGCCGCGCCGGAACTGATCACGCCGCGCATGACGCCGTCGACGCGTAGCCTGCGGGTCAGTGCCCGGGTATCGATGCCGAAAATGCCTACTACGCCATGGTCGGCCAGGAACCGATCGAGACTGTCGGTCGAACGCCAGTTGCTCGGGTTTCGCTGGTGCTCCCGGACCACGAATCCTTCCACGTGCGGATGGAGCGATTCCAGATCGCCCGGATTCACGCCGTAATTCCCGATCAACGGGTAGGTCATGGTGACGATCTGACCTTTATACGACGGGTCGGTCAGTACCTCCTGGTATCCGATCATGCTGGTGTTGAAAACGACTTCTCCCACCTTTTCCCCGGTAGCGCCAAAGGACTCGCCTTCGTAGACTGTGCCGTCTTCCAGGGCCAGCCATGCCTCCATAAACGCTCCTTCAAGGGGATGCCGGTGGGGTCCGTCCGGATATTAGCATTACGATACCCCCAGCCACCCGGTGTGTCAAGGAAAATCGACCTGGCTTACACGGGCCGCGCACCGGGAGAATTGACCCTCCGCCCCCCGTTCATCCGTACCCGTGCACTTCGGTCCAAACTCCCTGCCATCCGTTCACCCAGGTCCCCTCCGGACCGCTGATATCGCTTTACGCGCGGCAGTGCGGAAGGTATATTACTGAGCCTCCGGGGAGGAATCCGAATGACATTCTTGAACGCGTTGATGCTATTGGGTCTCGCAGCCGTCGCGGTGCCGCTTATCATACATCTGTTCCATCGCCGGCGGGTCTCCACCGTCGATTTCAGTTCCGTCATTTTCATCCGGGATCATCATCTGCAGCGTTCCCGGGCCCTCAGACTCCGGGAACTTCTGCTTCTTCTGCTTCGTACCTTCATCGTCCTGTTCCTGGTGCTGGCCTTCTCCAGGCCGGTAGTCGAAGGCCTGGCGGGCTGGTTAATCGGCAGCAGCCTCAAGCAGAGGACGGTCTTCGCCATCGTGCTGGACAATTCTTACAGCATGGCAGCCGGCAGTTTGGGCGTAACGCCCTTCGCCGCCGCGAAAGCCGAGGCCCGGCGCATCATCGAAATGATGGGGGAAGGTGACGAAGGACTGATCGTGCTGTCGGCCGCGCCGGCCGAAGCCCTGCCGCCCGTTCCGACGGTCCGCATGGAAACACTCAGGGAGCTGCTGGCGGATATGGAAGTATCCGAAAGATCGGGAGATATGGCCGGCGCCCTGGATCTCGCGCGGCAAAAACTGGCCGGCATCGTTGCGGCGGACAAGAGTATCTACCTGCTGTCGGATCTGCAGCGAAGCGACTGGCAGCAAATGGCGGAATCCGTGACGGCGGACACGGCGGATCCGTCACAGCCGTCGCATTCTGCCCCCCAAGTATACCTGTACGCGTACGAGGCGGGGAGCGTGGATAACGCCAGCATCGACGCGGTTTCCGTCAGCGAGGGGCTGCTGATCCGCGATCAGCCGGAACAGTTCGTCGCCACCGTTGCCAACCGGAACAGCGTCGCGATGAACGCCAGGGAAGTCAGTCTCGTTATCAACGGCGAGAAACGGGACAGCCGACAGGTGACTGCCGAGGCGGATGGGACGGGGATCGTGCAGTTCAACGTGCTGATCGACAGGCCGGGCAGATACGTCGGATACGTGGAGTTGGAAGACGATGACATCGCAGCCGACAATCGACGGCACTTTACCCTCTCCGTCCCGGACGCCTTCGGCGTTACCGCGGTCGGACGGACCGAATCCCGGTACTTCGTCGAGCAGGTGCTGAAACCGTCGGGCGGACTGGTCACCCCCGTGGACCTGCGGACTGCATCCGCCGATGTGTTGAACAGCGATCTGTACGATGCGGGCGTGCTGATCGTGGATGGCGAAGTGGAGCTGACGCCCGCGCGGCTTTCCAGCCTGGAACGCTACATTTCCTCGGGTGGCGGGGTCCTGCTGTTTCTGGGCGGAGGCCTGGATCCGGCCCTTTACGGGAACAGTTTTTTCTCAGACGTCTTCGGTTGTTCGATCGGAGGCAGAAGGGGGGTGCCCGACGAGAAGCAGACCTTTCTCCGCATAGACCAGGTCGACTACGAGCATCCCGTTTTTCGGTTCGCGGGCCGTTCCGCCGACGGGTTGTCGACCGGCGCGGCCCGGTTCTACGCCTCCTTTGCGGTGGACGCCGGTCCCGGCGCGCAGGTGATCGCACGATTCGCGGACGGGACGCCGGCGATTCTCGAAGGGCGATCCGGCAGCGGCCGGGCATTGCTGGTTGCGACCGACGTAAATGCCGGGTGGAGCGATCTGGCGTTGAGAAGCGTGTTCGTACCGTTCATGCATCGAAGCGTCCGGTATCTGCATCCATCCGTGGCGGTTACCGAGGTCGGTTACCTGGCGGGCGACCCGGTCGCGCAGCCGCTGATTCGATTTCCTGAGAATGACGACCTTTACCTGGAATACCCCTCGGGACATTCCGAGACCGTAAACCACCGGCTCGGCCGTGCCGGGATCACGGTGGAAATCCCGGATACGAAGCAACCCGGCGTATATCTTCTGCGGGACGGCGCGTTCGTCGCGCAGGCGTTCGCGGTAAATCCGGACACCCGGGAATCGGACCTGGAGCGATTCACTCCGGCACAGGCGTCCGGGCTTCTTGGCGCCGGCGCGCCTGTCGTTCTCATGAACCCGGGCGATACCGCGGGTGTACCCCCGGGCGGGACCTTCAGCGGCTCGGGCCGGTATGAGATATGGAAATCGCTGGTCCTCCTCGTGATGGTGCTCCTCATGGTGGAATACTGGTTTTCGGGGTCGCGCGCTAGGGCCGGAAGCAACGCGGCCCGGATGCCGCGCGGGATTGACCGCGCAGAGCTGAACAAGCAGGGCTGAAACCACAGTTAAAGGACATACGCAATATGCGGGAAATGCACGAAATACCCAGAAACAACCGGGAACGCGCCTTGCTGATCGGATTGGTGCCGTCGAACGAACGGCTCGGCGAAATGGAGGAGTCGCTCGATGAACTGGCCCTGCTGGCCGATACGGCCGGCGCGAAAATCGTGGACAGGATCATCCAGGTCCGCAGCACCATGCACCCGGCGTACTATATCGGAACCGGAAAGGCCAGGTCGATCGCCGAGTTGTGCAAGGCGGAAGAAATCGATCTCGTGATATTCGACGATGACCTGACACCGGCCCAGGTCAGGAACCTGGACCGTGTCATCGAGCGGCGCATCCTGGACCGCAGCGGCCTGATTCTCGATATATTCGCCTCGCGGGCCAAGTCGAGGCAGGCCAAGCTGCAGGTCGAACTGGCCCAGTTGCAGTATATGATGCCCCGTCTGACGAGACAGTGGGACCATCTGTCCCGGCAGGAAGGCGGCGTGGCGTCGGGTTCATCGGGCGGTGCCATCGGCGTGCGGGGGCCCGGGGAAACGCAGCTGGAGATCGACCGCCGCCTGATCCGCGGACGTATTACCCACCTGCGCAGGAACCTGGACCAGCTGGTCGCGTCCTATACGCGCCAGCGCCAGCGCAGAAGCGCCATGTTCTGCATTACCCTGATCGGTTACACCAACGCCGGGAAGTCCACGATTTTCAACGCCTTCACCCAGGCGGACACGCTGATCGAAGACAGGCTGTTCGCCACGCTCGATGCGACCACGCGGGCGGTCAACGTGACCCCGGGCCAACCCGTTCTGCTGTCGGATACCGTGGGTTTTATCCGAAAGCTGCCTCATCATCTGGTCGCTTCTTTCAAAAGTACGCTGACCGAGGTTTACGACGCGGATTTGCTCGTACACGTCGTGGACGGAAGCCATCCCAATCACGCGGAACATATCGTTACGGTGAACCAGGTACTGGCGGAGTTGGGGGTCTCGGATCTTCCCCTGCTGCTGGTCTTCAACAAGGCGGACCAGTTGGAAAGTCCGGACGCGCGGGATATCCTGGCGCTCTCCTACCCCGACGCCGTCACGGTATCCGCTCTGGATCCCGACGACGTGGAGCGATTGCGCCAGAGGATTTCAGACCTGGTGGATCGGCATCGCGTGGAGTTGGAACTGCTGATCCCCTACGAGAACGGACACGCGGTTTCCGTAGCGTACGAATCGGGGGAAGTGCTGCACCGGGAAGACGAATCGGAGGGGGTTCGCCTTACGGTCCGAATGATGCCGTCCGTTGCCGGGCGCCTCGGCAAGACGCTGGACGCTTTTGTCTGCAGGTATGTGGAGTGAGTCGCGCCGGCTGGTACTAACTACGCCCTGATGCCGGCAGCAAGCGCTCAGGGGTTGGCGGGATCGGCCTCCGCACCGCTGTTGGGTACGGGCAGCGTCGGTTGCCCGAAATCCCTGTTGTCCTGGATGAAACGCTCGTTCAGGAGGAGCAGTTCCTGGCGCCACTGGGGGTTGTACAGTTCTCCCCTTGCCGAGGCGTGCAAGAGTTCGTATCTGCCGATGCCCCGCCGGTCGCCGAAGACGAAGAAGTGACGGCCGCCTTCCGTGGTCCGGGACGGGTCTCCGTCCACGCCCTCGGTATAGTACCAGATCTGGTGGGCCTTCATGATGTTGTCGCTGTCGTACCGCACGATTTCTTCCGGCTGACCGTATCGGATGAAGACTGTTCCCCGGTCGCTTTCCGCCCCGCCTAGTTGAAAATCGGCATAGGAAAACCGTTCGTTAAACACCATCATGGATTCGTTTTCCGGTGTCTCGGGCGTGGGATCGCGCATGCGCCAGAAGGCGATCAGGAATTCGGTCTTACCTTCGAGGTCGAGACTGTCGTAGAGGTCGCGCTCCCGTTTGGACGCCAGAATCGCCAGCATTCTCCGGCCTCTCTTCGCCTGTTCCTCGGTCAACGCGGTGACTGGCGGGGGCGGAGGCGGAGGCTGGACAATCTCGAAAACGGCCGAACTGGACGCTTCCGTCCCCGTCTGCGCGTCCTCGACCGTAACTTCGAGGGTATAGACCCCTTCAGGGAAGGTCATGTAGTCCAGCGCGATCACGTCCAACCCGTCGGTACCCGTAATCCGCCGGTTCGTTTTGGGCGGAAGAGGGAAAGACATCTCATTGGCGTGACTGGTTACCGCGGGGTAAATGTCGTAGCCGGCCTCTTTTCCTGTCGAATCCGGGGCCAGGTTATATATCTCGAAATAGAGGAACATGTTACGAGGCTTGTAACTGCCATCCTCGGGCATCTCGGCCCATTTCTCGAATATCCGAAGGGGATTGGGCAGGACCAGCAGCCCGTTTTTCGTGAAACGGTTGTCCTCTTCAGCCCTTTGGATGAGCGTCGAGAGCTGCAGATTGCTCACGGAAAGCTCGGGTGAATCAAGGGGCCGGGCGATAAAAGGTTTGATCGCTTCTCCCTGGCGGTTGGAGTTCAGGTCGGTCACGAGAACCTTCGCGCGGTACGAACCGGGGTTCACGCCCGCGGCGATCTGTTCCAGTACCACCCTTTCCTCGCCTCTGCGGGTAACGACGACGGGCCGGTCCGTCTGGTATTCCCGCTTCTGGACGGTTTGAAATACGATGTTCTCCTGGTCGTCGATGATGGACAGGTCGATCGAGAAGGTGGCGACGTAGAGCCTGTCCTCTTTTTCTTCAAGGGTAAACTCGCTGGGCCGGCACAGGAAATAGAACTCCAGGTAAGTCTGTTCCTCCGCCCCCCTGAATCCGCTGACGTCCACGGCGAAATCGATCTCGCCGGTACTATTGGCCGGTAACAGGAAGGGGTCGCCGGCGGCTGTGGAGTCTACGTCTGCCGAGGTTGTTTCCTGTACCTGGGCAAAGGCGGACCCGGTGCAGAGCAGGCAAACAACACAGACAAGACGGCGGTAGAATCGAAACACTTCGGATATCTCCCGGTTGATGTCACCCCGGGTTCTGAAAAGCGTAGCCCGGCATGCGCGTTACGCGCCGATCCCGGATATCGATTGACTTGCGGATACGAAACACCGATCTATGATATCCCGCTGGTCACGCGCGGTTGCGTTCTGATCTGAATCATGATTGTAATTTAAGGTTATTCTTACAACCGGGCAACTGATTTGTCCGCCGGCCGGATTCGCTCGGCCGGTCGTGCGCAGGAGGATCCCATGTTGCGGCTTTGGTCGGATCGAGCCATGCCTCCCGTGATTCGTTCCGAATTTGCCCATCGCATCCTTGTAAACGGCTCGGGAGAGGAGTCGCCCGAAGACCCGCTCCGCGACCTGCCCGGCGCTCATGCGGTCGTCGCAGGCGCGCGGCGAACATACGACGGTGGCCTGATGGACAGGTATCCGGAAATGAGGGTCATATGCCGGACCGGGATCGGCATCGACAACATCGTCGTGCCGGATGCCACGGAAAGGGGCGTCGCGGTCTGCAATACGCCGGAAGGTCCGACCCTTTCCACGGCCGAAACGGCCATCGCCCTGATCCTGGCCGCGGTGAAGCATATCAAGCGTGTTTCCCGGGATTTCGCGGAACAACCCGGGAAAGACTATCTGTCCGGTTACCAGGGGATGGAGGTCTTCGGGCGGACACTGGGCCTGATCGGACTCGGCCGCATCGGAAGCCGGGTGGCGCGCCTGGCCGTCGCGCTCGGTATGCGCGTGGTCGCCTACGATCCCTACGTCGCGGATGAGCGGGTGGCGGAGATGGGCATCGAACGGGAGGACCGCATCGAGTCCGTGCTGGCCAGGTCGGATGTCGTCTCGGTACACGCTCCGCTGACGGAGGAAACCCGCCACCTGATGAACGGGGACCGCTTCGCCCGAATGAGGCGGGGCGCGTTCTTCGTCAACGTGTCGAGGGGCGGACTGGTCGACGAGCAGGCACTTTGCGCCGCGCTCGACCAGGGACGTCTCGCGGGAGCGGCCCTGGACGTCTTCGAGCCCGAACCGCCGTCCACGGACAATCCGCTGCTCCATCGTGACGACGTGATCGTTACGCCCCATATCGCCGGCGTGTCAGTCGCGAGCAGGGAACGTATGTGGAGGATGGCGGTAACGATGGCACTGCAGGTCTGGAACGGCGAGAAGCCGGACCACATCGTCAATCCGGAGGTCGTGCCCGGTAATGGATAGGCGGGCACGCTGCAGGTTGCGCGCGGTGCAGGTTGCGATGGGACTGGCCGGCGGCGGCGTTCAACTCGTCGGGGGTTATCCGTGACGGGGGCGTGTACCGGCTTCCGGGGACCGCCTACCTGAATACCTGCACGTCGGCCGCCCGGGGCGCGTCCACGCCGTGCTTCATGCGCATGATCTCCTTCTGGCGCTCCGTAAGCAGGCCGTACCATTCGCCGGGAAACCCTTCGTGGGGGTCATACTGGAACATGAGCATGCGTTTGCGGTAGTGGGCGAATAGAGCGTGCCGGTTCGCGTTGCCGCGGTTGGCCCCGCCCGCGTGCCAGCACTGGCCGTTGAAGACGAGGACGCTTCCCGCGGGCGCGGAGGGTTGCACGTAGTACTTCGCTTCGACACCCTGGGCCGGATGGCCCAGGCCACTCTTGTGGGTCCCGGGAACGACCCGCGTACCGCCGTTTTCCGGCGAGAAATCGTCCAGCATCCACACGGTGTTCATCATGACCGGCGAGGCCATGTTGAGCATTTCGGCGGGTATGTCGCTGTGAAATCCCTGGTCGCCGTCTCCCGGCCGTACGATGCGGCTGTTCAGGCTGCCCAGGATGAGCGACTTCTCGAGAAAATGCTCGAGGATGGGCAGGATGCGGGGGTGGTCGATGACGGGGAAGAAGATGGGATCGAGGGTCGGCAGATTGCTCACGTGCCTGCAGGACCCCTCGCCTCCGCGCTCTTCGCCCACCTCGTCGTTCAGGCGCATCAGCGTCTCGCGCATGGCCGCGATCTGGTCCTCGGTCAAGACGCGCTCCACGACGGTGAAACCGTACACGTCCAGTTCGTAGATGGCGTTTTCGAATTCGTTCATCGTCTACTCCAGGTAATCGCCGGGGATGCGCGTGTTTTCGTACCGTTCGTTTTCCGAGCGGACCAGGATCGGCCCGGGTACCTCCGCCGACCAGTAGTCCGGGACGGTGGCCGGCCGCATGTGCCAACCGAGGAGCAGGGTCCGTCTCAGGCCGCTGTTGTTTCCCCGGGCCGAGTGCAGCAGCCGTGCTTCGCCGATCACGAGGTCGCCGGCGCGGACGGGGACGTCGATGGCGTCGGGGTGGTCGCCGAACATGTGAGGATCTTCCTCATCCGCGAACCAGGCCGTCCGCTGGTGCGGCACTTCCACCTGTCCATGCAGGGGTATCCGCTTCAGGTGCGTGCCCGGGATGACGCGGAAGCACCTGTTTATCTGGTCCGTGTCCACCAGGTAGTAGGAAAGAAACAGCTGCTGCGGCCACGGCGCCAGGCTGAAAGGGTCGTTCCAGGTATCCCAGTCCTGGTGCCAGTAGAGGGGCGGTCCTCCGGGCGGCTTGCTCAGTACGTGGATGGTCCCGTTGGGCGTGAAATCGTCCAGTCTCATGGCGCGTAGCCACGCCTGCGTCGCGGGCCAGTCCAGCAACCGGCGCATCACGGCGTTTTCCCGGATATCCACGTGGATATCGGAACCCTGGTAGCGCCATTCGGGCTGGTATTCCGCGGAGTCCAGCAATCGATCCGACTCCCGTCGGAGTTCGTCCAGAAACGCCCCGGTAAGTACGCCTTCGATGTGACAGTACCCGTCCCGGGTCAGCTGTTCCCGTTTTTCCGTGCCTTCCTCCTTCGTCATGCCGTCGGTCTCCAGTCATCCTCCATCTACGCATCCCTTTATTTGTTACCGCGGGACAACCCGTTATCCACCAGGTAGGCGTAGCTTTTCCGTACCGCTTCGACCATGTCCGTCGCACAACTGTCCAGCTCTACGATGTGCCATTCGGTATGGTTCCCTCCCCCAGCGATCACTCCCGGGAGATCCACGCTGCCTTCGCCCAGCGCGGTCATGTCCGTATTCCGCCGGCAGGGTCCGTCCTTGAGGTGAAGCAGAGGCGCCCGGGCGCCGAGGCGTTCAAGCACGCCGGCGGGGTCCGGACCGCCGACCTGGACCCAGTATACGTCCACCTGGAAGAACACCTCCGGTGAAAGATGCTCGAGGAGGATATCCGTCGCGATCCGCCCC contains:
- a CDS encoding HigA family addiction module antitoxin is translated as MNEPITPGEILLEEYLKPMGISQNAMARAIGVAPRAINEIVRGRRSITPMMSIRFGAFFNQSDQFWHGIQVEFDFRKLARDKPRLVAGIQPAASLNRNP
- a CDS encoding PIN domain-containing protein, which translates into the protein MTKFLLDTNVLLRFLRDDHASHSPAARSLFSDASDGKCVLVLTEVAVAEAVWVLESFFQTRRKDIAEGLSKVITCAGVRCMRQTEMIDALNRFASTNCDFLDCYLAALSAASGDHVATFDRDFDRFDDVRRWRFSS
- a CDS encoding radical SAM protein, with the translated sequence MPQRIKHILFLEPKSSHLHVYSDAYIPRIGCLVLATIMRDLGYGVRVMLEEVEDVDTNEFAEADLICISSLTSTAPGSYQYADFIRNVYPEKTIVMGGTHPTFVPDEALQHCDFVVRGEGEEALVELVRCLESGADYRGIANLSWIEDGQAIHNPERPKAEDLDVLPIPDFTLVPRGRMDIMSIQTQRGCPWDCSFCTVTKLNGHKLRGHSVERVLDMLEAYTKLPHFTYLFFADDIFNVPVDRTMAIMQGMIDRKLIIPWAAQMRHEISKQPALMKKMREAGCDRVMVGFESIDETALELYGKKETAHDVEVAIDAIHDHGIDLHAMFIAGADSDHPETIKHQFEFAKKKDLATSQCMILTYLPGSEDTVRYDLQGGEYLSRDWSHYDGHHANHPVPNMTRYELVNTVMEGMKGMYAPHRIASKLASAAFNALRFNKREAARQLRNGLLRLNGYSILQRWFKEHTDYLADLRAENVSLSPDRYKRVLLAVSNVDVSRVLRTFLDEMNIRVEEFSEEKLSALKDSDLVVMAGEMVDDVRARVQNLHIFPVHDKNTRMDRTLTQLGILFTENVDKVREAIAAVHFQPAQGKLATGDA
- the carA gene encoding glutamine-hydrolyzing carbamoyl-phosphate synthase small subunit; the protein is MEAWLALEDGTVYEGESFGATGEKVGEVVFNTSMIGYQEVLTDPSYKGQIVTMTYPLIGNYGVNPGDLESLHPHVEGFVVREHQRNPSNWRSTDSLDRFLADHGVVGIFGIDTRALTRRLRVDGVMRGVISSGAADPGTLVQQARTVPRMVGMDLVREVTTDRPYRWEGNHRIYVDPPGDDPEKIWDGFGEPGTYRVVVMDYGVKHNILRNLARRGCQVLVLPADYTAEQVLRLNPDGIMLSNGPGDPGAVHYAIEELKALIRQKPIFGICIGHQLLGMALGGERFKLKFGHRGANQPVRQCESGRVEITAQNHGFAIDASTLDESEVELTHINLNDQTLEGLRHRRYPVFSVQYHPEASPGPHDADYLFDRFIASMQ
- a CDS encoding BatA domain-containing protein, with amino-acid sequence MTFLNALMLLGLAAVAVPLIIHLFHRRRVSTVDFSSVIFIRDHHLQRSRALRLRELLLLLLRTFIVLFLVLAFSRPVVEGLAGWLIGSSLKQRTVFAIVLDNSYSMAAGSLGVTPFAAAKAEARRIIEMMGEGDEGLIVLSAAPAEALPPVPTVRMETLRELLADMEVSERSGDMAGALDLARQKLAGIVAADKSIYLLSDLQRSDWQQMAESVTADTADPSQPSHSAPQVYLYAYEAGSVDNASIDAVSVSEGLLIRDQPEQFVATVANRNSVAMNAREVSLVINGEKRDSRQVTAEADGTGIVQFNVLIDRPGRYVGYVELEDDDIAADNRRHFTLSVPDAFGVTAVGRTESRYFVEQVLKPSGGLVTPVDLRTASADVLNSDLYDAGVLIVDGEVELTPARLSSLERYISSGGGVLLFLGGGLDPALYGNSFFSDVFGCSIGGRRGVPDEKQTFLRIDQVDYEHPVFRFAGRSADGLSTGAARFYASFAVDAGPGAQVIARFADGTPAILEGRSGSGRALLVATDVNAGWSDLALRSVFVPFMHRSVRYLHPSVAVTEVGYLAGDPVAQPLIRFPENDDLYLEYPSGHSETVNHRLGRAGITVEIPDTKQPGVYLLRDGAFVAQAFAVNPDTRESDLERFTPAQASGLLGAGAPVVLMNPGDTAGVPPGGTFSGSGRYEIWKSLVLLVMVLLMVEYWFSGSRARAGSNAARMPRGIDRAELNKQG